In Banduia mediterranea, the following proteins share a genomic window:
- a CDS encoding tetratricopeptide repeat protein has protein sequence MKPRHWIATVAVLSAGCASTIENSSPSIREALDRKQPAPEELTVEQSTKIEANPQLALENYREIMKLQPDNETRAEALRRVADLQIEVEDVEPGTDDAALKNSIGIYQDLLKSNRDGKANDRVLYQLARAYQSLGETELSIDTLARLQAEYPDSSYASDSHFRRGELLFASNRLSEAATEYRAVMALGDATPFYEAAEYKLAWSLYKQSDYEAAVAVLFTILDRDLPPDPSSDPQAAVDATAGGKRALVKDVLRVTSLSFAAMGGGPAMNGYLDSHEEPAYYPLLYRSLGDQLLEQERYNDAGEAYAAFVQRHSNDLLAPEFQASVIDAYRQGGFAELIIREKERYANTYDPRAPYWKGRPVPDEVMTALRQHFDDLAKYYHSQASADPETRSGDFLTAASWYRRLLDVFPNDPAAPESNFLLGETLYAGGKTLEAAQQYTRTAYDYPPHPRSAEAAYAAVLAYQQYAAKVPAEERPQALRLAIDSGKRFAAAHPQHPQALPVLTRATEDLFEIKAFDESVTVAQQVLTAQPAAPVPLRRTALAVSADAEFTQEDYPASEAAYAALLRMVPVQEAEEHERVTEQLAASIYKQAEAARAAGDQRAATEQFLRVGKITPNASIRANADYDAAASLIELEDWAGAATVLESFRSRFPQHEFAADVDKKLAVSYERDTQPVQAAIAYQRIANRDTESQDIRREAAWKSAQLYDEANRPGDAAGAYESYVRAYPQPIDSAFAARQRLTEIYKAQGNTGQYRYWLGQVVAADAQAGAARSDATRLAAARASLELGRMEARRARALRLNLPIEQSLPPKREAMQSSIDILSAAADYGFAEVTTAATLELGDLYRAFARALMESERPRNLDDLALEQYDLLLEEQAYPFEEKSIEWYETNLKRIRNGVYDTSVKKSYDALVDIAPGQYAKRMKAEEYYDALR, from the coding sequence ATGAAACCGAGGCATTGGATCGCGACGGTCGCGGTGCTGTCGGCCGGTTGCGCCTCCACCATCGAGAACTCCAGCCCGAGTATTCGCGAAGCTCTGGATCGCAAGCAGCCAGCTCCGGAAGAACTGACCGTCGAACAATCGACGAAAATTGAGGCAAACCCGCAGCTCGCGCTGGAAAACTATCGCGAGATCATGAAGTTGCAGCCCGACAATGAAACGCGGGCGGAGGCCCTGCGGCGCGTGGCCGACCTGCAGATCGAGGTCGAGGACGTGGAACCGGGCACCGATGACGCAGCACTGAAGAACTCGATCGGAATCTATCAGGATCTGTTGAAGAGCAATCGCGACGGCAAGGCCAACGACCGCGTGCTCTATCAACTGGCGCGCGCCTACCAGAGTCTTGGCGAAACCGAGCTGTCGATCGATACGCTGGCGCGCCTGCAGGCCGAGTATCCAGACTCGTCATACGCGTCGGACAGCCATTTCCGTCGGGGTGAACTGCTGTTTGCCAGCAATCGCCTCAGCGAAGCAGCGACCGAGTATCGCGCCGTCATGGCCTTGGGTGATGCAACGCCGTTCTACGAAGCCGCCGAGTACAAACTGGCCTGGTCGCTGTACAAGCAGTCCGACTACGAGGCCGCCGTCGCCGTACTGTTCACGATTCTCGACCGTGACCTGCCGCCGGATCCAAGCAGCGATCCACAGGCCGCTGTGGATGCCACCGCGGGCGGCAAGCGCGCGCTGGTGAAGGACGTGCTGCGTGTCACCAGCCTGTCGTTCGCGGCCATGGGCGGCGGACCGGCCATGAATGGTTATCTGGATAGCCACGAAGAACCGGCCTACTACCCGCTGCTGTACCGCAGCCTGGGTGACCAGCTGCTCGAACAGGAACGCTACAACGACGCCGGCGAAGCGTATGCGGCATTTGTGCAGCGGCACAGCAATGATCTGCTGGCGCCCGAATTCCAGGCCAGCGTGATCGATGCCTATCGCCAGGGCGGATTCGCCGAGCTGATCATCCGCGAGAAGGAACGTTACGCCAACACCTACGATCCGCGCGCCCCGTACTGGAAGGGGCGGCCTGTTCCGGACGAGGTCATGACCGCATTGCGGCAGCACTTCGACGATCTGGCGAAGTATTACCATTCCCAGGCATCGGCCGATCCTGAGACGCGCAGCGGCGATTTCCTGACCGCCGCGTCCTGGTACCGACGCCTGCTCGACGTGTTCCCGAACGATCCGGCGGCGCCGGAAAGCAACTTCCTGCTCGGTGAGACGCTGTACGCGGGCGGCAAGACACTTGAAGCGGCGCAGCAGTACACGCGGACCGCCTACGACTACCCACCGCATCCGCGGTCGGCGGAAGCGGCCTACGCCGCCGTACTGGCCTACCAGCAATACGCGGCCAAGGTGCCGGCCGAGGAGCGCCCGCAAGCGCTGCGCTTGGCGATCGATTCCGGCAAGCGTTTCGCCGCCGCACATCCGCAGCATCCGCAAGCCCTGCCGGTACTGACTCGTGCGACCGAAGACCTGTTCGAAATCAAGGCTTTCGATGAGTCCGTGACGGTGGCACAGCAAGTGCTCACCGCGCAGCCTGCCGCACCCGTCCCGCTGCGCCGCACCGCGCTCGCGGTCAGCGCCGACGCGGAATTCACCCAGGAGGACTATCCAGCTTCCGAGGCCGCCTACGCGGCGCTGTTGCGGATGGTGCCGGTCCAGGAAGCCGAGGAACATGAGCGTGTCACCGAACAGCTCGCCGCCTCGATCTACAAACAGGCCGAAGCCGCTCGCGCCGCCGGCGACCAGCGCGCAGCGACCGAACAGTTCCTGCGCGTCGGCAAGATCACGCCAAACGCCAGCATCCGCGCCAATGCGGACTACGACGCAGCCGCGTCACTGATCGAACTGGAAGACTGGGCCGGCGCCGCCACGGTGCTCGAAAGCTTCCGCTCGCGTTTCCCCCAGCATGAATTCGCGGCCGACGTCGACAAGAAACTGGCCGTGAGCTACGAGCGCGATACGCAGCCGGTGCAGGCCGCCATCGCCTATCAGCGCATCGCGAACCGCGACACCGAATCGCAGGACATACGTCGCGAGGCGGCGTGGAAGTCGGCGCAGCTCTATGACGAGGCCAATCGTCCAGGCGACGCAGCCGGCGCCTACGAAAGCTACGTCCGGGCGTATCCGCAACCCATCGACTCCGCTTTCGCGGCAAGACAACGTCTCACTGAGATCTACAAGGCGCAGGGCAACACCGGTCAGTATCGCTACTGGCTGGGGCAGGTCGTCGCCGCCGATGCGCAGGCCGGTGCCGCGCGCAGCGATGCCACCCGACTCGCCGCCGCGCGCGCCAGCCTGGAACTGGGCCGCATGGAAGCACGGCGCGCCCGTGCGCTGCGCCTGAACCTGCCGATCGAACAGAGCCTGCCACCGAAACGCGAAGCCATGCAGTCCTCGATCGACATCCTGTCGGCCGCTGCGGACTACGGCTTCGCCGAAGTCACCACGGCGGCGACGCTGGAACTGGGCGACCTGTATCGCGCCTTTGCGCGCGCGCTGATGGAATCCGAACGGCCGCGCAATCTCGACGATCTGGCCCTGGAACAGTACGACCTGCTGCTCGAAGAACAGGCCTACCCCTTCGAGGAAAAATCGATCGAGTGGTATGAAACCAACCTCAAACGGATTCGAAATGGTGTCTATGACACGTCCGTCAAGAAAAGCTACGACGCCCTGGTGGACATCGCGCCCGGACAATACGCCAAGCGCATGAAGGCCGAGGAGTATTACGATGCGCTGCGCTGA